One Cucumis sativus cultivar 9930 chromosome 1, Cucumber_9930_V3, whole genome shotgun sequence DNA segment encodes these proteins:
- the LOC101215160 gene encoding homeobox-leucine zipper protein HAT5 isoform X1, whose protein sequence is MAGRRVYGGDDGGSISGGSSNHSVLLQNRCGSFASEPLNALFLSGSSSSSSPSLLDCSGAGSRSMMSFEDIRGGNGSNRSFFCPLDSEDNGDEDLDDYFHHPEKKRRLTVDQVRFLEKSFETENKLEPERKVQLAKDLGLQPRQVAIWFQNRRARWKTKQLEKDYEALQSSYGSLKVDYENLLKEKDSLKAEILLLTDKLLHKEKERGNSVLSEVDKFGEELPHNLVADSNLEDEVSKSSKLGCKQEDISSVKSDIFDSDSPHYTDGVHSSLLEPGDSSYIFDPDQSDLSQDEEDNLGRNLLPPYIFPKLEDVDYSDPPTSSCNFVFPIEDNALWSWSL, encoded by the exons ATGGCGGGCCGGAGAGTCTACGGCGGCGACGACGGTGGTAGTATAAGTGGTGGTTCTTCTAATCATAGTGTTTTACTTCAGAATCGTTGTGGGTCTTTTGCTTCTGAGCCTCTTAATGCTCTGTTCCTTTCtgggtcttcttcttcttcctccccttCTCTGCTTG ATTGTTCTGGTGCAGGTTCAAGATCCATGATGAGTTTCGAAGATATTCGTGGAGGAAACGGATCGAATAGATCGTTCTTTTGCCCGTTAGATAGTGAAGATAATGGGGATGAAGACTTGGATGATTACTTCCATCATCCTGAAAAAAAGAGGCGATTAACCGTTGATCAAGTCCGGTTCCTCGAGAAAAGTTTCGAGACCGAGAACAAGCTCGAGCCAGAAAGGAAAGTTCAATTAGCGAAGGACCTCGGTCTGCAGCCTCGTCAGGTTGCTATATGGTTTCAAAATCGCCGAGCTCGGTGGAAAACTAAACAGCTGGAGAAGGACTACGAGGCTCTTCAATCCAGCTATGGAAGCCTTAAGGTTGACTATGAAAACCTACTCAAGGAGAAGGATTCACTAAAAGCTgag ATTCTTCTCCTAACAGACAAGCTGCtacacaaagaaaaagaaagaggaaactCTGTGCTGTCTGAAGTTGACAAATTTGGTGAAGAATTACCACACAATCTGGTTGCTGATTCAAATTTGGAGGATGAAGTTTCCAAATCTTCAAAGCTGGGTTGTAAGCAAGAGGATATCAGTTCAGTCAAAAGTGATATATTTGATTCAGATAGCCCACACTACACTGATGGGGTTCATTCTTCACTTCTAGAGCCTGGAGATTCTTCCTATATTTTCGATCCTGATCAGTCCGACTTATCGCAGGACGAAGAAGATAACTTGGGAAGGAATCTATTGCCTCCTTATATCTTCCCAAAGCTCGAAGATGTCGATTACTCTGACCCGCCCACAAGTTCTTGTAATTTTGTATTCCCCATTGAAGACAATGCCCTTTGGTCCTGGTCTTTGTGA
- the LOC105434855 gene encoding uncharacterized protein LOC105434855 has translation MSLQLKPIHHHLHHYGGRHCHNNEPYQPSYIENIQVPSGCMLNHSFVSLLPSCHLLNGKRGISARSLGLFNDWRRRRNRGSDRIGHRSIVASSIAGTPVSDGSKPEKGFVSPPLSDILWPSAGAFAAMALLGKMDQILAPKGLSMTIAPLGAVCAVLFATPSAPAARKYNIFLAQIGCAAIGVLAFTLLGPGWLARSSALAASMAFMIYTGSTHPPAASLPILFIDGAKMQQLNFWYALFPGAAGCILLCLIQELVVLLKEKIKF, from the exons ATGAGCCTGCAATTGAAGCCAATTCATCACCACCTCCACCACTATGGCGGCCGCCATTGTCACAATAATGAGCCGTATCAACCCAGTTACATAGAAAATATTCAAGTTCCATCGGGATGTATGCTCAACCATTCATTCGTTTCTTTGCTGCCGAGTTGTCATTTATTGAATGGAAAACGAGGGATTTCCGCTAGGTCTTTGGGACTATTCAACGATTGGAGAAGAAGGCGAAACAGGGGCAGCGACCGAATCGGTCACCGGAGTATTGTGGCGTCCAGCATTGCTGGGACACCGGTTTCAGATGGGTCAAAACCAGAGAAAGGCTTTGTTTCTCCTCCCCTCAGTGACATCCTTTGGCCTTCTGCAG GAGCATTTGCAGCAATGGCATTGCTGGGAAAAATGGATCAGATTCTAGCCCCAAAGGGGCTTTCTATGACAATTGCACCATTAGGAGCCGTCTGTGCTGTCCTGTTCGCAACACCCTCAGCCCCTGCAGCTCGA AAATACAACATTTTCCTGGCTCAGATTGGGTGTGCGGCAATTGGGGTTTTGGCGTTCACTTTGTTGGGGCCTGGATGGCTGGCTAGAAGCTCTGCTTTGGCTGCATCAATGGCGTTTATGATCTATACTGGTTCGACGCACCCACCAG CTGCAAGTTTGCCGATACTGTTCATCGATGGAGCTAAGATGCAACAGCTCAATTTCTGGTACGCTCTGTTTCCTGGTGCCGCCGGCTGTATTCTTCTTTGCTTAATA CAAGAGCTAGTGGTGTTGTTGAAGGAGAAGATCAAATTTTAA
- the LOC101215160 gene encoding homeobox-leucine zipper protein HAT5 isoform X2, with translation MAGRRVYGGDDGGSISGGSSNHSVLLQNRCGSFASEPLNALFLSGSSSSSSPSLLGSRSMMSFEDIRGGNGSNRSFFCPLDSEDNGDEDLDDYFHHPEKKRRLTVDQVRFLEKSFETENKLEPERKVQLAKDLGLQPRQVAIWFQNRRARWKTKQLEKDYEALQSSYGSLKVDYENLLKEKDSLKAEILLLTDKLLHKEKERGNSVLSEVDKFGEELPHNLVADSNLEDEVSKSSKLGCKQEDISSVKSDIFDSDSPHYTDGVHSSLLEPGDSSYIFDPDQSDLSQDEEDNLGRNLLPPYIFPKLEDVDYSDPPTSSCNFVFPIEDNALWSWSL, from the exons ATGGCGGGCCGGAGAGTCTACGGCGGCGACGACGGTGGTAGTATAAGTGGTGGTTCTTCTAATCATAGTGTTTTACTTCAGAATCGTTGTGGGTCTTTTGCTTCTGAGCCTCTTAATGCTCTGTTCCTTTCtgggtcttcttcttcttcctccccttCTCTGCTTG GTTCAAGATCCATGATGAGTTTCGAAGATATTCGTGGAGGAAACGGATCGAATAGATCGTTCTTTTGCCCGTTAGATAGTGAAGATAATGGGGATGAAGACTTGGATGATTACTTCCATCATCCTGAAAAAAAGAGGCGATTAACCGTTGATCAAGTCCGGTTCCTCGAGAAAAGTTTCGAGACCGAGAACAAGCTCGAGCCAGAAAGGAAAGTTCAATTAGCGAAGGACCTCGGTCTGCAGCCTCGTCAGGTTGCTATATGGTTTCAAAATCGCCGAGCTCGGTGGAAAACTAAACAGCTGGAGAAGGACTACGAGGCTCTTCAATCCAGCTATGGAAGCCTTAAGGTTGACTATGAAAACCTACTCAAGGAGAAGGATTCACTAAAAGCTgag ATTCTTCTCCTAACAGACAAGCTGCtacacaaagaaaaagaaagaggaaactCTGTGCTGTCTGAAGTTGACAAATTTGGTGAAGAATTACCACACAATCTGGTTGCTGATTCAAATTTGGAGGATGAAGTTTCCAAATCTTCAAAGCTGGGTTGTAAGCAAGAGGATATCAGTTCAGTCAAAAGTGATATATTTGATTCAGATAGCCCACACTACACTGATGGGGTTCATTCTTCACTTCTAGAGCCTGGAGATTCTTCCTATATTTTCGATCCTGATCAGTCCGACTTATCGCAGGACGAAGAAGATAACTTGGGAAGGAATCTATTGCCTCCTTATATCTTCCCAAAGCTCGAAGATGTCGATTACTCTGACCCGCCCACAAGTTCTTGTAATTTTGTATTCCCCATTGAAGACAATGCCCTTTGGTCCTGGTCTTTGTGA